In bacterium, the genomic stretch CCCCGACCGCCGCAATCGTCGCGCCGCTCTCCGTTTCGGCATGCCGCGCGAGCAGGCTCCAGAGCACTCGCTCGCTCGCTCCGGAACCCCGCGCCATGCCGATCGTGCGCTCGAACAGGTGAGGGAAGTATCGGCGCATGTCCCGGCCCAGGCAAATCTCGGGCTCCTGGGGATCCGGCAGTAGCCGATCGATGAAGCTCGGACGCGGCAGCTTGCGCCTGGCCGTACCGATCGCGTGCCGGGCGAACGCGCCCTGATCGTGGCCGAGATCGCGAGGCGCGCCCTGGCATGAAACCGCCGGCGGGCGGCTCACGAGCGAATGCTCGCCGGTAGGACCTCGTTCAAGGCGCCGGTCCGGTAGCCCTCGAGATCGAGGGAAATGAAACGGAAGCCCAGGGGCTTGAGCGACGCGACGATCGCACGGGCCATCTCCGGATCGAGCGCCCGCGGAAGCTCCGCCGGATCGATCTCCACCCGCGCAACCAGGCCGTGATGACGAAGCCTGAGCTGCCGAAAGCCGAGGGCCCGCAGCCGCTCCTCGCCCTCCTCCACCTGCTTCAAGCGCTCCGGCGTCACCTTCGTCCCGTAGGGAAGCCTGGAAGCCAGACAAGCGGAAGCGGGAAGATCCGCCGTAGGCAGCCCGGCCTCGCGGGAGAGCGCCCGGATCTCCGCCTTCGAAAGCTCGACATCGAGAAACGGGGAGAGCACGCCATGCTCGTCCGCCGCACGATGCCCCGGGCGGAAGTCGCCCTGGTCATCGGTGTTGACGCCGTAGGCGACCGCCGCGAAGCCATCCTCGTCGCGCATCCGGCCCAGCGCCTCGAACAGCTCGGTCTTGCAGAAGTAACAGCGATCCGGCCGGTTGGCGCGGTAGTCCTCGCTATCCATCTCGTGGGTATCGATGTAGCGATGCGGGATGTCGAAGGCCGCCACTACTTCGTCAGCGATCTTCCGATGGCTCTCGGGATAGGAGGGTGAGACCGCGGTCACCGCCAGCGCCCCCTCGCCGAGCGCCCGCTTCGCGGCCAGGGCCAGATAGCTCGAATCCACGCCGCCGGAAAAGGCCACGAGAACGCGGCCCGCGGCCCGAAGGCGCTCTTCGAGTTCGGCCTCTTTCTGCTTCAGTTCCGGGGGGATGGACACCCCGGCAGAGTAGGAGGGGCCAGCCCGGGCGGTCAAGCTATGCTCGCCTGCCGGGGGTAGGAATGGCCAAGATCCGCGTCGGCATCGTCTATGGCGGGCGCTCCGTCGAGCACGAGGTATCGATCGCCTCGGCCACGTCCATCCTTCAGGCCCTCGATCCCTCCCGCTACGACGTCCAGCTCATCGCCATCTCCAAGCAGGGACGTTGGCACCTGGGCGGGCCGGACCTCCTGCCCGAAGCCGTGCTGGAGGAGGAGGAGGTCACACTCCCGGCGATTCCGGGCCAGCGCACCCTGGTTTCGGTCGAGGATGGCGCGACGGCGGCGGAACTCGATGTCGTCCTGCCCATCGTGCATGGAACCGGTGGGGAAGATGGCACGCTCCAGGGCTTCCTCGAGTTGGCCGGTGTGCCCTATGTCGGTGCGGGTGTGCTCGGTTCTGCAATTCAGATGGACAAGGATGTCGCCAAGCGGCTGTTGGCGGCGGCGGGCCTTCCCGTCGTCCCGGGCGTTTGCGTCCGCGCCCACGAGATCGCTGGACGCCTCGAAGATGCCAGCCGCGCGTTGATCCAGGAACTCGGCCTCCCACTCTTCGTCAAGCCCGTCAACCTGGGATCCTCGGTCGGGATCTCGAAGGTCGAGAGCGCGGAGCAGCTGCCCCCCGCACTTGAAGAAGCCGCCCACTACGATGAGAAGATCCTCGTCGAGATCGGCGTCGACGCCCGGGAAGTCGAGGTGGCCGTACTCGGCAACGATGAGCCGGAAGCCTCGGTGCCCGGCGAGATCGTCCCGCACGCAGATTTCTACGACTACGAATCGAAGTACGTCGATGAAGCCACCGAACTCCGGGTTCCCGCACCTCTCTCCGACGCGTTGACCGCTCGGCTCCAGGCCCTCGCCCTCGATGCCTTCCGGGTACTCGAGGGACGCGGTATGGCGCGCGTGGACTTCTTCATCGACAAGCAGACGGACGAAATCTGGCTGAACGAAGTCAACAGCCTGCCTGGCTTTACCGATGTCTCGATGGTGCCGAAGCTCTGGCAGGCCTCAGGGCTCGCCTACCCCGCGCTCCTCGACCGGCTCATCGAGCTCGCGCTCGAGCATTCCCACCGCAAGCAAGGCCTGGAACGAAGCTACAAACGAGGTTAGGCGATGAAGATCCTTGGGCTCGACCACGTCGTCGTCCGCGTGCAGGATCTCGAGGCTTCACTCCGTTTCTACTGCGGCGCCCTCGGCTGCAGCGAGGAGCGCCGATCCGACGCATTGGGGCTGGTCCAGCTTCGGGCCGGCAGCGCGTTGATCGATCTAGTGCCCCTGGATTCGCCCCTGGGCCGCGCGGGTGGCGCAGCTCCCGACCCGGGAGCACCGAACGTCGACCACTTCGCCTTGCGTATCGAAAGCTTCGACGAAGCGGCTCTCGCGGCCCACCTCCGCAGCCACGGCATCGAACCCGGCGACGTCGGCGAACGCTACGGCGCTGAGGGAAACGGTCCCTCGATGTACATCCGCGACCCGGATGGGAACGCGGTCGAGCTGAAGGGCCCTACTTCCTCGCGCGAATCGAGTACATGAACGGAAGCCGCGGTTTGCCTTCGGGCATGCGGTAGATGCGCCGGATCCCATCCTCCTCTCTTTCGAGGAAAGGGAAGCGTCCGAAGGCCGAGAACTCGTGCTCCCGGAAGAGCTCGATCCGAAGCCCGACGTCGAGCAATGCCGTGATCACCGCGCTCGTCGGATGGATCCATTCATGGGAATCCGTGTGATCCGTTCGTTCGCCGGTTTCCGTATAGGTGAGTCCGTCATCGAAGCAGTAGCCCTCGGCCCGACCGAAGTAGTCGTACTCGATCTCGAAGGAGTCGTCGGCCATCATGTCGGTCACCGGATGGAACTCGTTCAAGTAGAGAAAACCACCGGGCCGCAACAACGCGTGAACCACCTTCGCCCAGCGGCCAATATCCGGCAGCCAATTGAGTGCGCCGCGGCCCGTGTAGACGACATCGTAGGTCTGACCCAATGCTTCGACGGCGTCGTAGACATTCGCAACGACGAATCGCGAAGGGATCTCGATCTCGGCAGCCAGCTTCTGCGCAGCAGCGATCCCCGCTTCCGAGATATCGAGGCCCGTAACCCGGGCTCCGCGCCGAGCGCAGGCCAGGGTATCCATGCCGAAATGGCATTGGAGATGCACGAGATCAAGGCCCTCTAGCCCGAATAATTCATGAAGAAGTCGCGTTCCTGAATTGAAGAAGGCCCCAGTTGCGGTAGAAACGTGTTGCGACACGCGTTTCCCCTCAACAAGGGCCCCTTCATGAAGCCGGATACTACCGCACAGACTGTCA encodes the following:
- a CDS encoding D-alanine--D-alanine ligase; this encodes MAKIRVGIVYGGRSVEHEVSIASATSILQALDPSRYDVQLIAISKQGRWHLGGPDLLPEAVLEEEEVTLPAIPGQRTLVSVEDGATAAELDVVLPIVHGTGGEDGTLQGFLELAGVPYVGAGVLGSAIQMDKDVAKRLLAAAGLPVVPGVCVRAHEIAGRLEDASRALIQELGLPLFVKPVNLGSSVGISKVESAEQLPPALEEAAHYDEKILVEIGVDAREVEVAVLGNDEPEASVPGEIVPHADFYDYESKYVDEATELRVPAPLSDALTARLQALALDAFRVLEGRGMARVDFFIDKQTDEIWLNEVNSLPGFTDVSMVPKLWQASGLAYPALLDRLIELALEHSHRKQGLERSYKRG
- the larE gene encoding ATP-dependent sacrificial sulfur transferase LarE, with the translated sequence MSIPPELKQKEAELEERLRAAGRVLVAFSGGVDSSYLALAAKRALGEGALAVTAVSPSYPESHRKIADEVVAAFDIPHRYIDTHEMDSEDYRANRPDRCYFCKTELFEALGRMRDEDGFAAVAYGVNTDDQGDFRPGHRAADEHGVLSPFLDVELSKAEIRALSREAGLPTADLPASACLASRLPYGTKVTPERLKQVEEGEERLRALGFRQLRLRHHGLVARVEIDPAELPRALDPEMARAIVASLKPLGFRFISLDLEGYRTGALNEVLPASIRS
- a CDS encoding VOC family protein; protein product: MKILGLDHVVVRVQDLEASLRFYCGALGCSEERRSDALGLVQLRAGSALIDLVPLDSPLGRAGGAAPDPGAPNVDHFALRIESFDEAALAAHLRSHGIEPGDVGERYGAEGNGPSMYIRDPDGNAVELKGPTSSRESST
- a CDS encoding class I SAM-dependent methyltransferase: MDTLACARRGARVTGLDISEAGIAAAQKLAAEIEIPSRFVVANVYDAVEALGQTYDVVYTGRGALNWLPDIGRWAKVVHALLRPGGFLYLNEFHPVTDMMADDSFEIEYDYFGRAEGYCFDDGLTYTETGERTDHTDSHEWIHPTSAVITALLDVGLRIELFREHEFSAFGRFPFLEREEDGIRRIYRMPEGKPRLPFMYSIRARK